A single window of Bacteroidota bacterium DNA harbors:
- a CDS encoding DUF2490 domain-containing protein has protein sequence MKIISNKSLSLSLISILIGISISFTLVSQEKKTYSDQYWLQYYGQLQLNTKWSVPFDAGIRMRKAISEKAATLARIAIQYQINKVLSTALGGAYFSQYNNDKIVREEWRGYQEILMKQNFNRCYTSHRLRLEERYYYSLPTKTDFFNFRLRYRFYLTIPLNHTNMSAKTLYIIAGDELFLNFGNTVIYNYDQNRAIAGFGYKPTDNLLINLTYVYQYTQKNSTDSFEHSDLLWLGIAQTLCFRKKDKTEN, from the coding sequence GTGAAAATTATTTCAAATAAATCTCTTTCTCTCTCACTCATCAGTATCCTGATTGGTATCTCTATTTCATTTACACTAGTTTCGCAAGAAAAAAAAACCTACTCCGACCAATACTGGCTGCAATATTATGGACAATTACAATTAAACACTAAATGGAGTGTCCCATTTGATGCTGGCATACGAATGAGAAAGGCAATTTCTGAGAAAGCGGCAACACTTGCCAGAATAGCAATACAATATCAGATCAACAAAGTTCTTTCTACAGCCTTAGGCGGCGCTTACTTCTCGCAATATAATAACGACAAAATAGTAAGGGAGGAGTGGCGTGGTTATCAGGAGATTTTGATGAAACAAAATTTCAACAGGTGTTATACTTCACATCGGCTTCGTTTAGAAGAGCGCTATTATTATTCTTTACCAACAAAAACAGACTTCTTCAATTTCAGACTTCGCTACCGATTTTATTTAACAATACCTCTTAATCACACCAACATGTCTGCCAAAACTCTATATATAATTGCAGGAGATGAACTCTTTCTGAACTTCGGCAACACTGTTATTTACAATTACGATCAAAACCGTGCCATTGCAGGATTTGGCTACAAGCCGACTGACAATCTCTTGATTAATCTCACTTATGTATATCAATATACTCAGAAAAATAGCACAGATAGCTTTGAGCATAGCGATCTGTTATGGCTTGGAATTGCACAAACTTTATGTTTTCGAAAAAAAGACAAAACAGAAAATTAA
- the mog gene encoding molybdopterin adenylyltransferase, translating into MKMIKIGIVTVSDRASAGVYEDLSGKAIQETLRSYIKDEWFPVYKLIPDEQTLIEQTLIELVDIEKCCLIVTTGGTGPALRDVTPEATEKICEKMMPGFGELMRQVSLQYVPTAILSRQTAGIRGNSLIVNLPGKPKSIKECLDAVFPAIPYCIDLLNGPYITANEAVIQVFRPKA; encoded by the coding sequence ATGAAAATGATTAAAATAGGAATAGTTACCGTTTCAGACCGGGCCAGTGCCGGTGTGTATGAAGATCTTTCCGGTAAAGCTATCCAGGAAACATTGCGAAGCTATATTAAAGATGAATGGTTCCCCGTTTATAAACTAATTCCCGACGAGCAAACACTCATTGAACAAACACTCATTGAGCTTGTAGACATAGAAAAGTGTTGTTTAATTGTAACAACAGGAGGCACAGGCCCTGCGTTACGCGATGTAACGCCCGAGGCTACAGAAAAAATATGCGAAAAAATGATGCCCGGCTTTGGTGAACTAATGCGACAAGTAAGCTTACAATATGTGCCAACAGCTATATTATCACGCCAAACTGCTGGCATAAGAGGAAACAGTTTAATTGTTAATCTCCCCGGAAAGCCAAAATCAATTAAAGAATGTTTAGATGCTGTTTTTCCGGCCATTCCTTATTGTATCGATTTACTTAACGGTCCTTACATAACGGCTAATGAAGCAGTAATACAAGTTTTCCGGCCAAAAGCATAG
- the moaCB gene encoding bifunctional molybdenum cofactor biosynthesis protein MoaC/MoaB, protein MVNILSKSNTERRAIAEAFLSVSKLETIEAILNKKVPKGDVFEMSKAAGLLAVKKTSDVIPDCHPLPVEYTKISHTVNGTQIIIHVEVATIYKTGVEVEAMYGASVVAMTMYDMLKPIDKDITIEKIKLLEKEGGKSDFRKDTGKGLKSAVLIVSDSIYNKKKEDTGGQIILSTLNKNNLDNTSYEIIPDNPKILTSKVKELSSKVDLLIISGGTGLTKTDKTPETIKSLIDVEIPGIMETARNYGQNRTPYAMFSRGFAGTIGETLVLAIPGSTNGVKETMDALFPYVLHGFKMLKLKNNGN, encoded by the coding sequence ATGGTAAACATTTTATCGAAATCGAATACAGAACGCAGAGCCATTGCAGAAGCATTCTTGTCTGTTTCAAAACTGGAAACAATTGAAGCAATCTTAAATAAAAAAGTACCCAAAGGCGATGTTTTTGAAATGTCAAAAGCCGCAGGTTTGCTGGCCGTTAAGAAAACCAGTGATGTCATACCCGATTGCCATCCTCTACCGGTTGAATACACAAAAATATCACATACGGTCAATGGCACGCAAATCATAATCCATGTGGAAGTAGCAACCATTTACAAAACAGGAGTTGAAGTTGAAGCCATGTACGGGGCCTCTGTTGTGGCTATGACAATGTACGATATGCTAAAGCCAATTGACAAAGATATTACAATTGAAAAAATAAAATTACTCGAGAAAGAAGGCGGTAAATCAGACTTCAGAAAAGATACAGGTAAAGGATTAAAATCTGCTGTATTAATTGTTTCTGATTCAATTTATAATAAAAAGAAGGAAGACACTGGCGGACAAATAATTCTTTCTACGCTTAACAAAAACAACTTAGATAATACATCGTATGAAATCATACCGGATAATCCTAAAATATTAACTTCAAAAGTAAAGGAACTTTCTTCAAAAGTTGATTTACTTATCATCAGTGGTGGAACGGGATTAACAAAAACAGATAAAACTCCGGAAACAATAAAAAGTTTAATTGATGTTGAAATTCCGGGCATCATGGAAACGGCTCGCAATTACGGCCAAAACAGGACGCCTTATGCTATGTTTTCAAGAGGTTTTGCAGGAACGATTGGCGAAACACTTGTTCTTGCCATTCCCGGCTCAACAAATGGTGTAAAAGAAACTATGGATGCACTTTTTCCTTACGTACTTCATGGTTTCAAAATGCTGAAGCTTAAAAATAATGGGAATTAA
- a CDS encoding molybdenum cofactor biosynthesis protein MoaE — protein sequence MKPTHTNCFELLDGNISVSKTTQVLQQGTQFPDSGAYSVFMGQVRNDVIENKTVRAIHYTANVEMAKQVMTGILNDAYNEFNTNFVHVLHSLGEVSKGEICLLVMVVCGHRKESFKACEYIVERLKKELPVWGQEIFEDNTHTWKINK from the coding sequence ATGAAACCAACTCATACAAATTGCTTTGAGTTATTAGACGGTAATATTTCTGTTTCTAAAACAACTCAAGTACTACAACAAGGCACACAGTTTCCTGATTCGGGCGCCTATTCAGTTTTTATGGGCCAAGTAAGAAATGATGTTATTGAAAACAAAACAGTACGAGCCATTCATTACACAGCTAATGTGGAAATGGCTAAACAGGTGATGACCGGTATTCTTAATGACGCATACAATGAATTTAACACAAATTTCGTTCATGTTTTACATAGCCTAGGCGAAGTATCCAAAGGAGAAATTTGTTTACTGGTAATGGTTGTATGCGGTCATAGAAAAGAAAGCTTTAAAGCTTGCGAATACATCGTTGAACGATTAAAAAAAGAATTACCCGTTTGGGGACAAGAAATATTTGAAGACAACACTCATACTTGGAAAATAAATAAATAA